One Phaseolus vulgaris cultivar G19833 chromosome 4, P. vulgaris v2.0, whole genome shotgun sequence DNA window includes the following coding sequences:
- the LOC137836403 gene encoding uncharacterized protein, whose protein sequence is MTEVLRLMKKTFYSNEEIFLRELINNASNALDKIQFEGIMNNNVLNDELIITLIPHKVNKTLSIIDNGIGMTKMDLVDHLGIGFYSTYLVAKKVFLTSKHNDHDQYTLESQPSASFIVTKDINAQKLLRGTKITLFLKDNQLEYLQETTIKNLISKHCQLITHPIYLWSENNKDHWQLINIWLRNQEMYDKFVAQKLGNHLPDDLAFSILFKLPLKSLKRYGCLHKSWAILLENSNFMELFRINFISNQHSYYEDTSLLLCLGQPDKSSLFSLSGMSFQNIEKEIWSKRHCSRYFTVGSSSINGILCLYPYNSGTIYLWNPSSDEFKIIPPSPIEYIPDSMDPMFQYHGFGYDCARDDYKVIRELIIFPSVLTEDDSDYEEWHITESWEIYSLRSNCWRKLKSDIYINSRCEVNDRFYLEGMCHWLGNWQESYDEFKKTYVVSFDLSNEEWFITPLPPIDIPLEIYDNFDINLVENHLFLLNGSISLISNYYETTTFSISILAEIGKKETWTKLVTLGPLPYLPCPIGIGNMSNILFRTIDGKLAWLDLRTHLVEKLDVNAHGIVCQLIVYKGNLFPTKGINSKFFSCFSLSGL, encoded by the exons ATGACCGAGGTGTTGCGATTGATGAAGAAAACTTTCTATTCTAACGAAGAAATCTTCCTTCGCGAACTCATCAACAATGCATCTAAT GCTTTGGATAAAATTCAATTTGAAGGGATCATGAACAATAACGTTTTAAATGatgaattaattattacattGATCCCTCACAAGGTTAACAAAACACTTTCTATCATTGACAATGGTATTGGCATGACCAAAATGG ATTTGGTCGATCATTTGGGTATTGGCTTCTACTCTACTTATCTGGTTGCCAAGAAGGTTTTCCTCACCTCTAAGCACAATGACCATGACCAATATACTTTGGAATCTCAACCTAGTGCCTCTTTCATTGTTACCAAGGATATTAATGCCCAAAAACTCCTAAGGGGAACCAAAATCACCCTCTTCCTTAAGGACAACCAG TTGGAGTACTTGCAAGAGACCACCATAAAGAATCTTATTAGCAAACATTGCCAACTTATTACCCATCCCATTTACCTTTGGAGTGAGAACAACAAAGACCATTGGCAACTCATTAACATTTGGCTGCGTAACCAAGAGATGTACGATAAATTTGTGGCTCAAAAGCTTGGGAATCACTTACCAGATGATCTTGCATTCTCCATTCTTTTCAAACTACCTTTGAAATCTCTTAAGAGATATGGATGCCTACACAAATCATGGGCTATCTTGCTTGAAAATTCTAATTTCATGGAGCTCTTTCGTATTAATTTCATATCTAACCAACATTCTTACTATGAAGATACATCTCTCCTTCTGTGCCTCGGTCAACCTGATAAGTCCTCCTTATTTTCACTTTCTGGTATGTCGTTTcaaaatatagaaaaagaaatttggtcAAAGCGTCATTGTTCTAGATATTTTACTGTGGGTTCTTCTAGCATTAATGGAATTCTTTGCCTCTACCCATATAATTCGGGAACTATCTATTTATGGAATCCATCTAGCGATGAATTTAAGATCATCCCTCCTAGTCCAATTGAGTATATACCAGATTCTATGGACCCTATGTTTCAGTATCATGGATTTGGCTATGATTGTGCTAGAGATGATTATAAGGTAATTagagaattaattatttttccaaGTGTTCTTACGGAGGATGACTCCGATTATGAAGAATGGCATATTACAGAATCGTGGGAGATTTATAGCCTAAGAAGTAATTGTTGGAGGAAACTTAAATctgatatatatattaattcaaGATGTGAAGTAAATGATAGATTCTACTTAGAGGGGATGTGTCATTGGTTGGGTAACTGGCAGGAAAGTTatgatgaatttaaaaaaacatatgtgGTATCATTTGACTTAAGCAATGAGGAATGGTTTATAACTCCCTTACCCCCAATTGATATACCCTTAGAAATATATgataattttgatattaattTGGTGGAGAATCATTTATTTCTCTTAAATGGTTCAATTTCTTTGATATCAAACTATTACGAAACAACTACCTTTTCCATATCAATTTTGGCTGAAATTGGTAAGAAGGAAACATGGACTAAACTCGTCACTCTTGGACCCTTACCTTACCTTCCGTGTCCTATTGGAATAGGGAATATGAGCAATATACTCTTTAGAACAATTGACGGTAAACTAGCTTGGCTTGACTTAAGGACCCACTTGGTTGAGAAACTTGATGTCAATGCACATGGTATAGTATGTCAGCTAATAGTTTATAAGGGAAATCTTTTTCCAACTAAAGGAATAAATAgtaaatttttttcttgtttttctctaAGTGGTTTATGA
- the LOC137838229 gene encoding uncharacterized protein yields MRSTRQGPVAPNGGEGPTLQKVMETMQAIQEEMAASRANQERIQAMSEELRRSNEELRRDLQTRAGDREGADQELVTPPREFPTPFSQEIVDVALPATLVGPKVTFTGTEDPEAHLTTFHTQMMLIGGSDAMRCKLFMSTLAGTTMDRFISLLDGHVTSFPQLTKLFRAQYIVNQAPLFVSYDLFDIRQYQGESLKEFLHRFGAQVVRLNLKDEKMMVHAFRKGIVPRPFSESLIRNHPKTFAEIRCRAVAHITTEEEVSEKRTCVVPTRLCATGRPQMLRVHEATTEMKIPVKQQPYQPRKRNAKGRGRDNVPQRHDFMVELKDLIAIPNTAERLKVPPKTEKRLGPSKNFWWEFHQAFSHPICNCLALGH; encoded by the coding sequence ATGAGAAGTACGAGGCAGGGACCTGTTGCACCAAACGGGGGTGAGGGCCCCACCCTGCAAAAAGTTATGGAGACGATGCAAGCCATTCAGGAAGAGATGGCCGCATCGAGAGCAAACCAAGAACGCATCCAAGCAATGAGCGAGGAACTGCGCCGTTCGAACGAGGAACTGCGCAGAGATCTACAAACCCGCGCAGGTGACCGTGAGGGTGCAGATCAGGAGCTTGTGACGCCACCTAGAGAGTTCCCAACGCCGTTCTCACAAGAAATCGTGGATGTCGCGCTACCAGCCACGCTCGTAGGACCCAAGGTAACCTTCACTGGTACAGAAGACCCGGAGGCTCACCTCAcgacgttccatacgcagatgatgctgatTGGGGGGTCCGACGCAATGAGGtgcaagttgttcatgagcacactggCGGGAACAACAATGGACAGGTTCATCAGCCTCCTTGATGGCCATGTAACGTCGTTCCCGCAACTCACAAAGCTGTTCAGGGCACAATATATCGTGAATCAGGCTCCCTTGTTTGTCTCCTACGACCTCTTTGATATAAGACAGTACCAAGGAGAATCTTTGAAGGAGTTTCTccaccgctttggagcacaagtggtaaGGTTGAACCTCAaagacgagaagatgatggtgcatGCGTTCAGGAAAGGCATTGTGCCAAGACCCTTCAGCGAGTCACTCATCCGAAACCATCCTAAGACCTTCGCCGAGATAAGGTGTCGTGCGGTGGCCCATATTACGACAGAGGAAGAAGTTAGCGAGAAACGCACATGCGTGGTTCCCACGCGACTGTGCGCGACAGGTCGTCCTCAAATGTTAAGGGTGCACGAGGCAACGACAGAGATGAAGATTCCTGTGAAGCAGCAACCCTATCAACCAAGAAAGCGTAATGCGAAGGGGCGCGGGAGAGATAACGTGCCGCAAAGGCACGACTTCATGGTAGAATTGAAAGACCTCATCGCTATCCCAAACACAGCGGAGAGGCTGAAGGTGCCTCCCAAGACCGAAAAGAGGCTCGGGCCCAGCAAGAACTTCTGGTGGGAGTTCCACCAAGCGTTCAGCCATCCCATATGCAATTGCTTAGCGCTGGGACACTAG